A single genomic interval of Anaerolineae bacterium harbors:
- a CDS encoding O-antigen ligase family protein, translating into MHGNRSERPASPLSVQWLILGAALIIGVVVPLLLTLPPRLLAVLGMLPAAVILWVPELAVVLMQDALGIVQSFTQLVGIPIESGFAFGLAGAALLGYILLALRHRLVYRAILSPLALATYALVAVLGLSILRSGPQVGLDKFLRFAGFNLLGFLLASLTPAQRRRWLVYGFIPVGAAGIASVGLALTQMPAVGRLTAFGGNPIWTSRLLCVAGLVMLWWPNLSYWIRVPAAMAFFTVAMFTGSRGPLFTSGLIIVTALLGRALYARRRQTAGESLILFLGMMLVAGAGFLALRAVASEQAAVNPYSPFVRIFAGTPETEASTETRLALYQIALEQFGQNPLFGIGLGGMVTVLQTTGVVYPHNLFLEFASETGIIGLLLHALGLILAFFGAVPYLRDASPRTRADTAIGLMLFLFALLNAQVSGDMVGNKMLWFFMGYLNGLVSEKGWGVPGFLRRRKVLVRKEE; encoded by the coding sequence ATGCACGGTAATCGCTCGGAAAGGCCGGCCAGCCCGCTGTCCGTCCAGTGGCTGATCCTCGGCGCCGCGCTGATCATCGGCGTCGTCGTGCCGCTGTTGCTGACGCTCCCGCCGCGTCTGCTGGCGGTGCTGGGCATGCTGCCGGCGGCCGTCATCCTCTGGGTGCCGGAACTGGCCGTGGTGCTGATGCAGGACGCGTTGGGCATCGTGCAGTCCTTCACCCAGCTCGTCGGCATCCCCATCGAAAGCGGTTTCGCTTTCGGGTTGGCCGGCGCCGCCCTGCTGGGATACATCCTGCTGGCTCTCCGCCATCGTCTGGTATATCGCGCCATCCTGTCCCCGCTGGCCCTGGCCACGTATGCCCTGGTCGCCGTGCTGGGCCTCAGTATCCTGCGGAGCGGCCCGCAGGTGGGGCTGGACAAGTTTCTGCGCTTCGCCGGCTTCAACCTGCTGGGCTTCCTGCTGGCCTCTCTGACGCCGGCACAGCGCCGGCGCTGGCTGGTGTACGGCTTCATCCCGGTGGGCGCGGCCGGCATCGCCAGCGTCGGGTTGGCGCTGACCCAAATGCCGGCTGTCGGCCGGCTGACGGCCTTCGGCGGCAACCCCATCTGGACCTCCCGCCTGCTGTGCGTCGCCGGCCTGGTCATGCTGTGGTGGCCCAACCTGTCGTACTGGATCCGGGTGCCGGCGGCCATGGCCTTCTTCACCGTAGCGATGTTCACCGGTTCCCGCGGCCCCTTGTTCACCAGCGGGCTGATTATCGTCACTGCACTTCTCGGCCGTGCCCTGTATGCCCGCCGGCGCCAGACTGCTGGCGAATCACTCATCCTGTTCCTGGGTATGATGCTCGTGGCCGGCGCCGGCTTCCTCGCCCTGCGCGCCGTCGCCAGCGAACAGGCGGCCGTCAATCCCTATTCGCCCTTCGTCCGCATCTTCGCCGGCACGCCCGAAACCGAGGCCAGCACCGAGACCCGTCTGGCGCTGTACCAGATCGCCCTGGAGCAGTTCGGGCAAAACCCCCTCTTCGGCATTGGTCTGGGCGGCATGGTCACTGTCCTACAAACCACCGGCGTGGTCTATCCGCACAACCTGTTCCTGGAGTTCGCCTCCGAGACCGGCATCATCGGACTGCTCCTGCACGCCCTGGGCCTCATCCTGGCCTTCTTCGGAGCGGTCCCCTATCTGCGGGATGCTTCTCCCCGCACCCGCGCGGATACCGCCATCGGGCTGATGCTCTTCCTCTTTGCCCTGCTGAACGCGCAGGTCAGCGGCGACATGGTGGGCAACAAGATGCTGTGGTTCTTCATGGGCTATCTGAACGGCCTGGTATCGGAAAAGGGCTGGGGTGTTCCTGGGTTCCTGCGCCGGCGGAAAGTATTGGTGCGCAAAGAGGAGTAG
- a CDS encoding GNAT family N-acetyltransferase, with translation MSQGEGTTGGKGYTVRRLEPAEYPAWDALAWESPTGTLFQTSWWLEVLCRLTGTQLEIIGCFDKKGALWGGCALYVRQTGPWKRSLFPPACPYNGMVVRRRDTPIYRRQMVHTLEVTEALAAYLEERYSETLLAHRYELADVRSMSWRGWETTLRYTYEGETAELKQLLRTATRTRRQKFERAQELGYTCQAEDDVAAFLPLYRATYSRHGLDTPLNPSQVEAMYRLARERQAARLFITRSPAGEPVSGMIILMDSHRCYTWLFANHPAHLREGVPTFTVLSTVAALAGLVRVVDHASANFPQLHRSVLEEGGILKPVLVTHHNRSRLLQCIHEMGFILGGSHAR, from the coding sequence ATGAGCCAGGGAGAGGGAACCACCGGGGGCAAGGGCTATACGGTACGCCGGCTGGAACCAGCGGAATATCCTGCCTGGGATGCGCTGGCGTGGGAATCCCCTACCGGCACGCTCTTTCAGACCTCCTGGTGGCTGGAAGTGCTGTGCCGGCTGACCGGCACTCAACTGGAAATCATCGGCTGTTTCGATAAGAAAGGGGCGCTCTGGGGGGGATGTGCGCTTTACGTGCGGCAGACCGGCCCCTGGAAGCGCTCCCTGTTCCCGCCGGCCTGTCCCTACAACGGCATGGTCGTGCGCCGGCGCGACACCCCCATCTACCGTCGGCAAATGGTGCACACCCTGGAGGTCACGGAAGCGCTGGCCGCCTATCTGGAGGAACGCTATTCGGAGACCCTGTTAGCCCACCGCTATGAACTGGCGGACGTGCGGAGCATGAGCTGGCGCGGCTGGGAGACCACCCTGCGCTACACCTACGAGGGGGAAACGGCCGAGCTGAAACAGCTTTTGCGGACGGCGACACGCACCCGCCGGCAGAAATTCGAGCGCGCCCAGGAACTGGGATATACCTGCCAAGCCGAGGATGACGTCGCGGCCTTCCTGCCATTGTACCGCGCCACCTATTCCCGGCACGGCCTGGACACGCCGCTGAATCCATCCCAAGTGGAAGCCATGTACCGGCTGGCCAGGGAACGTCAGGCAGCGCGCTTGTTCATCACCCGCTCTCCCGCCGGCGAACCGGTCAGCGGCATGATCATCCTGATGGACTCCCACCGCTGTTACACCTGGCTGTTCGCCAACCACCCGGCGCACCTGCGCGAGGGGGTGCCGACCTTCACCGTGCTTTCCACCGTCGCCGCGCTGGCCGGCCTGGTGCGCGTCGTGGACCACGCCTCGGCCAACTTTCCCCAACTGCACCGCAGTGTGCTGGAGGAGGGGGGCATCTTGAAACCGGTGCTGGTAACGCATCACAATCGCTCTCGCTTGCTGCAGTGCATCCATGAGATGGGATTTATCCTGGGTGGCAGCCATGCACGGTAA
- a CDS encoding GNAT family N-acetyltransferase, producing MSEEFTARSLTPEEYPLWDALVDTAPSGTPFQTTWWMGTLARELKAHFEVVGCFRKGVLWGGCALFGRRTGPFCRLVFPPSALYNGIVVKPRDTDSYPTQVMHTIGVTGCLGGWIRQRAHEAHLTHHYSLLDVRGLIWQGWCSRVRYTYILPLGTREEMIGRAERTRGAMFRQAERAGLCCEPSDDIEAFLPLYARTFARHGLESPIPLPAIAAIYRAGRERGAAQLFLTRTPAGEVVSGTIALWTQRNAVLWLAASEPEWLEQGASVFTYFETFAHLAERFREVDFASANVHSLHHNAALLGGELRLVARTELTRSPALRVLHALRHIRRFQPEEG from the coding sequence GTGAGCGAGGAATTCACGGCAAGGTCCCTTACGCCTGAGGAATATCCCCTCTGGGACGCGCTGGTGGACACGGCGCCCTCCGGCACCCCGTTCCAGACCACCTGGTGGATGGGAACCCTGGCAAGGGAGCTGAAAGCGCATTTTGAGGTGGTGGGGTGCTTCCGCAAGGGCGTGCTGTGGGGGGGCTGTGCCCTGTTCGGCCGGCGCACCGGCCCCTTCTGCCGGCTGGTATTCCCTCCCTCGGCCCTCTACAACGGCATCGTGGTAAAGCCCAGGGACACCGACTCCTACCCCACTCAGGTCATGCACACCATCGGCGTGACCGGGTGCCTGGGGGGCTGGATCCGACAGCGCGCCCATGAAGCGCATTTGACCCACCACTACTCTCTGCTCGACGTACGGGGGCTGATCTGGCAGGGCTGGTGCAGTCGAGTGCGCTATACGTACATCCTCCCGCTGGGCACTCGGGAGGAGATGATCGGGCGTGCGGAGCGCACTCGCGGCGCCATGTTTCGTCAGGCGGAACGCGCCGGCCTGTGCTGTGAACCCAGCGATGACATCGAGGCCTTCCTCCCGCTGTACGCCCGGACGTTCGCCCGACATGGATTGGAATCACCGATCCCCCTGCCGGCCATCGCCGCCATCTACCGCGCCGGCCGGGAGCGGGGGGCCGCCCAGCTCTTCCTCACCCGTACCCCCGCCGGCGAGGTCGTCAGCGGCACCATCGCCCTCTGGACCCAGCGCAATGCCGTGCTCTGGCTGGCCGCCAGCGAGCCCGAATGGCTGGAGCAGGGCGCCTCGGTGTTCACCTATTTTGAGACCTTCGCCCACCTGGCCGAGCGCTTCCGCGAGGTGGATTTCGCCTCGGCCAATGTACATTCCCTCCATCATAACGCGGCCCTGCTGGGGGGCGAACTGCGGCTGGTCGCCCGCACCGAGCTGACGCGCTCGCCGGCCCTGCGCGTTCTCCATGCCCTGCGGCATATCAGGCGTTTCCAACCGGAGGAAGGATAA
- a CDS encoding GNAT family N-acetyltransferase, with amino-acid sequence MSVEKTRDLLRRLVKKVFEHNEYYIFVNRSLDDLPAERPLPAGLRIVRVDQGNADELERIEGLPANKRRDFRKMLAQGQVGYFALDGQRVAGHLWAIIPRPNEVVNRGYVRVYPGEAYAHYAHTYPPYRRQGIAFALSLRFLHEVLSRPDVRVVKASVLTTNTPSLAMMEALHSRRVGRISHWRVLGIHYRKVLLDPGQEQGVCW; translated from the coding sequence GTGTCAGTGGAAAAAACCCGGGACCTTCTGCGCCGGCTCGTGAAAAAGGTCTTCGAGCACAACGAATATTACATCTTTGTCAACCGCTCTCTGGACGACTTGCCGGCCGAACGACCTCTGCCGGCCGGCCTGCGCATCGTGCGGGTTGACCAGGGGAACGCGGACGAGCTGGAGCGGATAGAAGGCCTGCCGGCCAACAAGCGGCGCGACTTCCGCAAGATGCTCGCCCAGGGGCAGGTCGGCTATTTCGCGCTGGACGGTCAGCGGGTGGCCGGCCATCTGTGGGCTATCATTCCCCGCCCGAATGAGGTGGTGAACCGCGGCTATGTGCGGGTCTATCCCGGCGAAGCATACGCCCACTACGCCCACACCTACCCGCCGTACCGCCGGCAGGGCATTGCCTTTGCCCTGTCCCTCCGCTTCCTGCATGAAGTCCTGAGCAGGCCGGACGTTCGCGTGGTCAAGGCCAGCGTCCTCACGACCAATACTCCCAGCCTGGCAATGATGGAAGCCCTGCACAGCCGGCGGGTCGGCCGCATCTCGCACTGGCGGGTGTTAGGAATCCATTACCGCAAGGTCCTGCTGGACCCCGGACAGGAACAAGGAGTGTGCTGGTGA
- a CDS encoding polysaccharide biosynthesis C-terminal domain-containing protein: MMDRPADTTPASDAATRRTTFVRLAVRDSAIYLPATLVQGLGGIAVTAIISKLSTPADYGSYTLGISLSTALAMIAGQWINESLIRLWPEARRRMELQHLYATLARAGGLLTLLVMAASIGILAWWQPGRQEGLYPYLLVSAGTFPLLVAFGAIAAWCRITGRSLWFSAFVIWRVLGGVAIGVLLALGARMGTIGFLWGIAIAWGMVVLGVALSRRQALRSALFGRFFSRDILREAVRYSLPLTGIAVAGLVLSISDRYIIGGLLSTYAVGIYALGYSIAQRGMELVLEPFARAVQPILFRSWAEQGPAETQRLVERLARYYLLMAMPLATGLTAVSRQVVLLLSTPEYLDSAAVIGIVSAAMIFYGLARMYEEAFALQKTTLPLFVIYIITSAFNVGVNLAGIPRYGYMVAAWSTLASYILMMLLTGAWAQRVLPLRLFGWWLWKPALASVGMVLAVAALQRWLGTSLWLLVVQVAGGAGVYALLILAFGGISLHELQEVLKAGRARLGIR, translated from the coding sequence AGCAAGCTCTCGACGCCGGCCGATTATGGCAGTTATACGTTGGGCATCAGCCTCTCGACAGCGCTCGCTATGATCGCCGGCCAGTGGATCAACGAATCGCTCATCCGCCTCTGGCCGGAGGCGCGCCGGCGCATGGAGCTTCAGCATCTCTACGCCACGCTGGCGCGCGCCGGCGGCCTGCTGACCCTGCTGGTGATGGCCGCGTCCATCGGCATCCTGGCCTGGTGGCAGCCCGGCCGGCAGGAGGGGCTGTATCCGTATCTGCTGGTCTCCGCCGGCACCTTCCCCCTGCTGGTAGCCTTCGGGGCCATCGCCGCCTGGTGCCGCATCACGGGCCGCTCGCTGTGGTTCAGCGCCTTCGTCATCTGGCGGGTGCTGGGCGGGGTCGCCATCGGCGTCCTGCTGGCGCTGGGCGCCCGCATGGGCACCATCGGTTTCCTGTGGGGCATCGCCATTGCCTGGGGAATGGTGGTTCTGGGCGTTGCCCTCTCCCGCCGGCAGGCCCTGCGCAGTGCCCTGTTCGGGCGCTTTTTCTCGCGGGACATCCTGCGCGAGGCAGTGCGCTACAGCCTGCCGCTGACCGGCATCGCCGTCGCCGGCCTGGTCCTTTCCATCTCCGATCGCTACATCATCGGCGGCCTGCTGAGCACATATGCTGTGGGTATCTACGCCCTGGGATACTCCATCGCCCAGCGGGGCATGGAGCTGGTGCTGGAGCCGTTCGCCAGGGCTGTCCAGCCCATCCTTTTCCGTTCCTGGGCAGAGCAGGGGCCGGCCGAGACCCAGCGACTGGTCGAACGCCTGGCACGCTATTACCTGTTGATGGCTATGCCGCTGGCGACTGGCCTGACGGCGGTCTCGCGGCAGGTGGTGCTCCTCCTATCCACCCCAGAATACCTGGACAGCGCCGCCGTCATCGGCATCGTCAGCGCGGCCATGATCTTTTACGGCCTGGCCCGCATGTACGAGGAGGCCTTCGCCCTGCAGAAAACGACTCTGCCGCTGTTTGTCATTTACATCATCACCAGCGCCTTCAACGTGGGCGTGAACCTGGCCGGCATCCCGCGCTACGGCTACATGGTGGCCGCCTGGTCCACATTGGCCTCCTACATCCTAATGATGTTGCTCACCGGGGCATGGGCACAGCGGGTCCTGCCCCTGCGGCTGTTCGGATGGTGGTTGTGGAAGCCGGCGCTGGCATCCGTCGGCATGGTGCTGGCGGTCGCGGCGCTCCAGCGATGGCTGGGGACCAGCCTTTGGCTGCTGGTGGTACAGGTCGCCGGCGGTGCGGGCGTATATGCCCTGCTCATCCTGGCGTTCGGGGGGATTTCCCTGCACGAGCTTCAGGAAGTGCTCAAGGCCGGCCGCGCCCGCCTGGGAATAAGATAA